In Naumovozyma dairenensis CBS 421 chromosome 2, complete genome, the following are encoded in one genomic region:
- the CIA2 gene encoding iron-sulfur cluster assembly protein CIA2 (similar to Saccharomyces cerevisiae YHR122W; ancestral locus Anc_2.139) — translation MSEFINENPDVIDSDELPSRKENITGDLLLSGISNETTLQRKKLLLSIDNSKSKVLQNIELLDKLLLINPPELTSDEESIEESDDEDDAYGNTDPKDVVDTQEIYDLTAHISDPEHPLSLGQLSIVNLPDIEVHDCGDPNKMVEVIIRITPTITHCSLATLIGLGIRVRLERALPPRFRITILLKKGTHNSENQVNKQLNDKERVAAACENEQLLGVVSKMLLTCK, via the coding sequence ATGTCTGAATTTATTAACGAGAACCCGGATGTTATAGATAGTGACGAACTACCATCCAGAAAGGAAAACATCACTGgtgatttattattaagtgGAATAAGTAATGAAACAACtttacaaagaaagaagtTGTTACTTTCTATTGATAACTCTAAGTCCAAGGTCCTTCAAAACATTGAATTACTAGATAAGCTGCTCTTAATAAATCCGCCAGAATTGACATCTGATGAGGAATCTATAGAGGAatcagatgatgaagatgatgcaTATGGTAATACCGATCCAAAAGATGTAGTTGACACACAAGAAATATACGATCTCACGGCACATATTTCTGACCCAGAACATCCATTAAGTTTGGGTCAACTTTCTATCGTGAACTTACCCGATATTGAAGTCCATGACTGTGGTGATCCAAATAAAATGGTAGAAGTTATCATTAGAATTACACCTACTATTACACATTGTTCTCTTGCTACATTAATAGGTCTTGGTATACGGGTGAGATTAGAAAGAGCATTACCTCCAAGATTTAGAATCACTATATTACTAAAGAAAGGTACTCATAATAGTGAAAACCAAGTTAACAAACAACTAAATGATAAGGAACGTGTAGCTGCAGCTTGTGAAAATGAGCAGCTTCTAGGTGTTGTGTCAAAGATGTTATTAACTTGCAAATAG
- the EPT1 gene encoding bifunctional diacylglycerol cholinephosphotransferase/ethanolaminephosphotransferase (similar to Saccharomyces cerevisiae EPT1 (YHR123W) and CPT1 (YNL130C); ancestral locus Anc_2.138) translates to MAPNVITLLGLSFILMNSLTVLYYDPYLNEASPRWVYFSYAIGLFLYQTFDGCDGVHARRTGQSGPLGELFDHSIDAVNTSLSFFVFCSAAALGYSPKMIICQFFLLCNFYVSTWEEYHTHKLFLSEVSGPVEGILCICLSFLITGFFSSQFWHITLMNLQFGNNMIDIEVLDLFLLSLCIGIIFNIAAARENIRKYYENEKTNTLVGNNTEPFTEYDALKGLLPFFIYYISVFVLIMIDTEFVSFPLFISIGFSVAFVVGRIIVAHLTKQYFPYINFPMFIPSVQLILYLITVRMLGYDPSKITFALTWFGLGSSVGIHAMFMNEIIYEFTTFLDVWALSVKHSKYT, encoded by the coding sequence ATGGCACCGAATGTCATCACTTTACTAGGTCTTTCATTCATACTGATGAATTCCTTGACTGTACTGTATTATGATccatatttaaatgaagCATCTCCACGTTGggtttatttttcatatgCAATCGGTTTGTTCCTTTATCAAACATTTGATGGTTGTGATGGTGTTCACGCCCGTCGAACCGGTCAATCGGGCCCTTTGGGAGAATTATTTGATCATAGTATAGATGCCGTTAATACCTCATTGTCATTTTTCGTGTTCTGTTCAGCTGCAGCACTCGGTTATTCTCCGAAAATGATCATATGTCAATTTTTTCTGCTGTGTAACTTTTATGTGAGTACCTGGGAAGAATACCATACTCACAAGTTATTTTTAAGTGAGGTATCTGGGCCAGTGGAAGGTATACTTTGTATCTGTTTATCCTTTTTGATTACGGGTTTCTTTAGTTCTCAATTTTGGCATATCACTTTGATGAATTTACAATTTGGGAATAACATGATTGATATCGAAGTtttagatttatttttactatCATTATGCATTGggattatatttaatatcGCAGCTGCTCGTGAAAATATCAGAAAATACTATGAAAATGAGAAAACTAATACGCTGGTTGGCAACAATACTGAACCATTTACTGAATATGATGCATTGAAAGGATTACTGCCGTTTTTCATTTACTATATTAGTGTGTTCGTATTGATTATGATTGACACCGAATTTGTATCATTCccattatttatttcaatCGGATTTTCCGTTGCATTCGTTGTTGGACGTATCATTGTAGCGCATCTAACCAAACAGTATTTCCCGTATATTAATTTCCCTATGTTTATCCCAAGCGTCCAATTGATTTTATATCTTATCACTGTCAGAATGTTAGGTTATGATCCATCAAAAATTACCTTTGCTTTAACCTGGTTTGGGCTGGGTTCATCTGTAGGAATCCATGCTATGTTTATGAATGAAATTATCTATGAATTCACTACGTTTTTGGACGTTTGGGCATTATCCGTTAAACATTCCAAGTATACCTGA
- the NDT80 gene encoding transcription factor NDT80 (similar to Saccharomyces cerevisiae NDT80 (YHR124W); ancestral locus Anc_2.135) — MTRFCKRAPNRDFRNITETGERKEKKIIKKLSVSSQEKEEVNNSKRINESVEEQKVDEETVAESMIMTCVNDDGTTSNYFDKRKLKIAPRSTLQFKIGPPFELFRKYYKIYDKTTDKIVDFHMIPRIDRGFDHIDNEWVGYKRNYFTLVSAFGVADYGLKEFLNGSYLLHLQDSFNDERLDVEYFAMIIKARNDDDSNEIPLVQHTAKRDKGPQFSPKICPLIPSHLPQHQIIREASNVRNSVKMKKYDSTFYFHRDREKNQFSKNSLLFSYPKDCIEKVARYERVQFSSSISVKKPSQQNKHFRLHVIFGAVTCLPFINQFERPDSFDKLTMDDGRQGYFIQLQEMRTPPLIIRGRSPSNYTNPKQQHFQSQTSQILYSNGSSKHLSQDLEQGTPTLENHIMVSKANKTKPPKRQKTRKLASPSPLISKPVEFRRPTKRESKVVTLPKNMNKDKKSFPRPHIRVETIENIENRLYAGTSSQLSAAAEIQNLYSNNGSPKLERPNQERHISVDLRDIELKPSYTPLSFPIPMVDKKGTIMDNKNFEIESGPKMLVERDLNKEIKSKRTIQNKNHLPKCRELSREDVTLSNISSFSFLFEKSDVTGKPLAQEKSEISFNVIPRLSAGSSESNNQPFIKDKSMSFEMPRMLLKENMKLNLWNAFNILPSEILSAGNFLEDDSFYNH, encoded by the coding sequence ATGACACGGTTTTGTAAACGAGCACCAAATCGAGACTTCCGTAATATTACCGAAACTggagaaagaaaagaaaagaaaataataaaaaagcTTTCTGTAAGTAGccaagaaaaggaagaagtAAATAATAGTAAGAGGATAAACGAATCAGTAGAAGAACAGAAAGTCGATGAAGAAACAGTGGCAGAATCTATGATTATGACGTGTGTCAATGATGATGGGACAACATCTAATTACTTCGATAAAAGAAAACTAAAGATAGCACCTAGGTCAACCTTACAATTCAAGATTGGACCACCTTTCGAACTATTTAGGAAATActataaaatatatgacAAAACTACAGataaaattgttgattttcATATGATCCCAAGAATTGACAGAGGATTTGACCATATCGATAATGAGTGGGTAGGCTATAAGAGGAATTATTTTACTTTGGTGTCTGCCTTTGGAGTAGCTGATTATGgtttgaaagaatttttaaatGGATCATACCTTTTACATTTACAGGATAGCTTTAATGATGAACGATTAGATGTAGAATATTTTGCCATGATAATTAAAGCTCGAAATGATGACGACTCGAATGAAATTCCGTTAGTCCAACATACTGCCAAAAGAGATAAGGGCCCTCAATTTTCTCCGAAGATATGCCCCCTGATTCCGTCTCATCTCCCACAGCATCAAATTATAAGGGAAGCTTCTAATGTTCGAAACTCagtaaagatgaaaaaatatgattctACTTTTTATTTCCATAGAGatagagaaaaaaatcagttttcaaaaaatagtttattgttttcttatcCAAAGGACTGTATCGAAAAAGTTGCACGTTATGAAAGGGTACAGTTCTCATCTTCAATAAGTGTGAAAAAACCAAGTCAACAGAACAAGCATTTTAGACTTCATGTGATATTTGGAGCAGTAACTTGTTTGCCAtttatcaatcaatttgaaCGCCCTGATTCATTTGATAAACTTACTATGGATGATGGCCGACAAGGTTATTTCATACAACTTCAGGAGATGCGAACGCCTCCACTAATTATTAGAGGCAGGTCTCCTTCGAATTATACTAATCCAAAGCAGCAGCATTTCCAATCCCAGACTTCACAAATCTTGTATTCTAATGGCTCATCAAAGCATTTATCTCAAGACTTAGAGCAAGGAACACCAACGCTTGAGAATCATATAATGGTGAGCAAAGCTAATAAAACGAAACCTCCAAAAAGACAGAAGACAAGAAAATTAGCATCCCCAAGTCCTCTAATATCGAAACCTGTAGAGTTTCGTAGACCAACCAAGAGAGAGTCAAAAGTTGTTACTTTACCtaagaatatgaataaagataagaaaTCATTTCCAAGGCCACATATTAGAGTTGAAACAATAGAAAACATTGAAAACAGATTATATGCCGGTACGTCTTCGCAGTTATCAGCAGCTGCGGagattcaaaatttatACTCTAATAATGGATCACCGAAACTGGAGAGGCCAAATCAAGAAAGACATATTTCAGTTGATTTAAGAGATATTGAACTCAAGCCTTCATATACTCCCCTTTCGTTTCCTATCCCTATGGTAGATAAGAAAGGTACCATCATGGACAATAAGAATTTTGAGATTGAATCAGGACCTAAAATGTTAGTAGAACGtgatttgaataaagaaatcaaaagCAAGAGAACTATTCAAAACAAGAATCATTTACCAAAGTGTCGGGAACTTAGCAGGGAAGATGTTACTTTATCTAATATATCgtcattttcctttttgtttgaaaaatcgGATGTAACTGGAAAACCTCTTGCCCAAGAAAAATCCGAAATTAGTTTCAATGTAATACCAAGATTATCCGCGGGTAGTAGCGAGAGTAATAATCAACCATTCATTAAAGACAAATCGATGTCATTTGAAATGCCGAGGATGTTACTAAAGGAGAATATGAAACTCAACCTTTGGAATGCCTTTAATATTCTACCTTCAGAGATTTTAAGTGCAGGCAACTTCCTAGAAGATGATAGTTTCTATAACCACTAG
- the NDAI0B04410 gene encoding GIG1 family protein translates to MTTDKSITHPITWKQVNDYVSKNELYNLRRSPEQTLKYHKHRDSLKGINVTEFILQKLHWNLDELENLNSIKFKTDDEKTKACFSNSSLYQVTLNDFPYFFEPNVVHLLVWSKIRIPMYKNDETEKHEEVDHIPEVNGTMKNNVETFLEGILTDKYHISKDNYCWFMNYTKLQSIRSISHLHVLIRLEDIKDEHDKNVFVENLMNNFK, encoded by the coding sequence ATGACGACTGACAAAAGTATTACTCACCCCATTACGTGGAAACAAGTTAACGACTATGTTTCAAAAAACGAGCTTTATAATTTAAGGAGATCCCCAGAACAAACTTTGAAATATCATAAACATAGGGATTCACTGAAAGGAATTAATGTAACCGAGTTTATATTACAAAAGCTGCATTGGAATCTGGATGAATTAGAGAACTTGAACtcaatcaaattcaagacCGACGATGAAAAGACCAAAGCTTGTTTCTCTAATAGTTCATTGTACCAAGTTACCTTGAATGATTTCCCATATTTTTTCGAACCGAATGTTGTTCATTTATTAGTTTGGTCTAAGATTAGAATACCAATGtataaaaatgatgaaacagAGAAACATGAAGAAGTTGATCATATTCCAGAAGTAAATGGGACTATGAAAAATAACGTTGAGACATTTTTAGAAGGTATACTCACTGATAAATACCATATTAGTAAAGATAACTATTGTTGGTTTATGAACTATACTAAATTACAAAGTATTAGAAGCATATCTCATTTACATGTTCTAATTAGATTGGAGGATATTAAAGATGAGCATGATAAGAACGTCTTTGtggaaaatttaatgaacaatttcaaataa
- the NDAI0B04420 gene encoding uncharacterized protein (similar to Saccharomyces cerevisiae YHR126C; ancestral locus Anc_2.132), translating into MKSVFATIAFLSVIPTGSIAQALNSTISSNSLPNADYKPFHLEFDQDSIASLQKSLNVTNSVLNGPLPLRTIPTEDDKSVKFIIDLFNKTASTSPSIFKLSSDGALLTEQEEGVLLSDVSNITSFEETLKGFNITQDGILSFNGSNFWTIVSNLPDFTIAPVTDGTIIDTQMFSLKAVLDEEKLEKREEKISFEDIVNWNNTLLTDRNKTSNGINNDKFQYRREDNVTNEHVLFGHVKKDSNVVQICDGQVQAGNSSNVMPNASSVSIMVSDSAAMQKGVSLFTVFSLLMFAFI; encoded by the coding sequence atgaaatcTGTCTTTGCCACTATCGCCTTTCTTTCCGTTATTCCAACAGGATCTATTGCTCAAGCTTTAAATTCTACTATCAGCTCTAATTCCCTTCCAAATGCCGATTATAAGCCTTTCCACTTAGAATTTGATCAAGATTCTATTGCTTCTTTAcaaaaatctttaaatgtAACAAACTCAGTTCTAAACGGCCCTTTGCCATTAAGAACTATTCCAACAGAAGATGATAAGAGTgtcaaattcatcattgatttattcaataaaacTGCTTCCACAAGCCCAtctattttcaaattatcttcAGATGGTGCATTACTAacagaacaagaagaagggGTCTTACTATCCGACGTGAGTAATATTActtcatttgaagaaacttTGAAGGGATTTAATATCACCCAAGATGGTATTTTAAGTTTTAACGGTTCAAATTTTTGGACTATCGTTTCAAATTTACCTGATTTCACCATTGCCCCTGTTACTGATGGTACTATTATTGATACGCAAATGTTCTCTTTGAAGGCAGTTTTGGATGAAGAGAAGTTGGAGAAAagggaagaaaaaatatccTTTGAGGATATCGTTAATTGGAATAATACATTATTAACTGATAGGAATAAGACATCAAACGGgataaataatgataaattccAATATAGAAGAGAAGATAATGTTACTAATGAACATGTCTTATTCGGTCACGTTAAGAAAGATTCAAATGTTGTTCAAATCTGTGATGGGCAAGTTCAAGCGGGTAACTCTTCTAATGTTATGCCAAATGCATCATCTGTTTCGATAATGGTGTCTGATTCTGCAGCCATGCAAAAGGGCGTCTCCTTATTTACCGTCTTTAGTTTGTTGATGTTTGCATTTATTTAA
- the NDAI0B04430 gene encoding uncharacterized protein (similar to Saccharomyces cerevisiae YHR127W; ancestral locus Anc_2.127), translating into MNQTKENNHLEIRVRNDNRNKSNNSNSYRDSNDSDDDLRVLSTNVIQKRQPRRIITRKSAFSNNNDGAKQGTAMVDLTTDIEHGYDSNNNLVISTNTNAADRVLVLYNLTLGVNAGNLKAVLQRLSNVKIAHVRVKDLPSGSATANVWLLHPTMEELERVRKIFHGALVDGRTIQVLIASSSAKSFSY; encoded by the coding sequence atgaatcaaACGAAAGAAAACAACCACCTAGAAATAAGAGTAAGGAACGATAACCGTAATAAGAGTAATAACAGCAACAGTTATAGAGACAGTAATGATAGCGATGATGATCTTCGAGTCTTATCTACAAATGTGATTCAAAAAAGACAACCAAGAAGAATCATTACAAGGAAAAGTgcattttctaataataatgatggtgCTAAACAGGGAACTGCAATGGTAGACTTAACAACTGATATAGAGCATGGTTATGacagtaataataacttgGTTATTTCAACAAACACAAATGCAGCAGATAGAGTCTTGGTTCTTTATAACTTGACACTTGGTGTCAACGCGGGAAACTTAAAAGCTGTCTTACAAAGATTGTCAAATGTTAAGATAGCACATGTTAGAGTCAAAGATTTACCTTCTGGTTCAGCAACTGCGAATGTATGGTTACTACATCCTACGATGGAAGAACTAGAAAGAGTTAGGAAAATTTTCCACGGCGCATTAGTTGATGGTAGAACCATTCAAGTTCTAATCGCATCGTCTTCAGCTAAATCTTTCTCTTATTAG
- the ALF1 gene encoding Alf1p (similar to Saccharomyces cerevisiae ALF1 (YNL148C); ancestral locus Anc_2.120) translates to MMQIQINSELCSAVKDFPTDIKLGDLCHKIYQITGIEPNEMKLHLNNGIKDVETIDRPLATSDCLILDGTFDTIIVEDTNSESITNQLKNKTTDDVEFKLSEDDYKRRSDTALQWKRENKYGRFNPEYVGRLKKERALRDAKIETLKLNERCSVKTPDQPERRGWLRFIGKIPDINKEDIWCGIEFDEPLGKNNGSFSGKVYFGPTKDNYGGFIKPIHVESGKQYTPFSDFEQSDDEI, encoded by the coding sequence atgatgcAAATCCAAATCAATTCTGAATTATGTTCTGCTGTTAAAGACTTTCCTACAGATATCAAATTAGGTGACCTATGtcataaaatatatcaaattaCAGGAATTGAACCcaatgaaatgaaattacATCTTAATAATGGTATCAAAGATGTTGAAACTATCGACCGTCCATTAGCTACATCAGACTGTCTTATATTGGATGGTACTTTTGACACAATTATTGTTGAAGATACAAATAGTGAATCGATAAcgaatcaattgaaaaataaaacgaCCGATGATGTggaattcaaattatctgAAGATGACTATAAGAGAAGAAGTGATACTGCTCTTCAATGGAAGAGAGAAAATAAGTATGGTAGATTTAATCCGGAATATGTTGGCAGGTTGAAGAAAGAACGAGCATTGAGAGATGCCAAAATCGAGacattgaaattgaatgaaagaTGCTCTGTAAAGACACCTGATCAACCAGAAAGAAGAGGATGGTTACGATTTATTGGCAAAATACCTGATATCAATAAGGAAGACATTTGGTGTGGAATAGAATTTGACGAACCATTAggtaaaaataatggatcATTTAGCGGTAAAGTATATTTTGGTCCGACAAAGGATAACTACGGTGGGTTTATTAAACCTATTCACGTCGAATCTGGTAAGCAATATACGCCATTTTCTGATTTTGAACAaagtgatgatgaaatatga
- the LSM7 gene encoding Sm-like protein LSM7 (similar to Saccharomyces cerevisiae LSM7 (YNL147W); ancestral locus Anc_2.119), with translation MSETTKAQHQQQQPSQQQQRKKFEGPKRDAIVDLSKYKDSKVRVKLMGGKIVTGILKGYDQLMNLVLDETIDYLKNPDDEIGTASLKNKSRSLGLTVVRGPLLVSLSPIDGSEVIYMQNND, from the exons ATGAGTGAAACG ACAAAAGCCCAACATCAACAGCAGCAACCATCCCAGCAACagcaaagaaagaaatttgaaGGCCCAAAGAGAGATGCCATTGTGGATTTGTCCAAATATAAGGATTCTAAAGTCAGAGTGAAGTTAATGGGAGGTAAAATAGTTACTGGTATACTAAAGGGTTATGatcaattgatgaatttagTCCTTGATGAAActattgattatttaaagaatccagatgatgaaattggGACCGCCAgcttgaaaaataaatctaGATCCTTAGGTTTGACTGTTGTCAGAGGTCCATTACTGGTTTCTTTGAGTCCCATAGACGGTTCTGAAGTCATATATATGCAAAATAATGATTAA
- the FUR1 gene encoding uracil phosphoribosyltransferase (similar to Saccharomyces cerevisiae FUR1 (YHR128W); ancestral locus Anc_2.118): MSTEPYKNVYLLPQTNQLLGLYSIIRDKSTARPDFIFYSDRIIRLLVEEGLNHLPVTRKNVDTHTNEVFRGVAFKGKICGVSIVRAGESMEQGLRDCCRSVRIGKILIQRDEETALPKLFYEKLPEDIEDRYVFLLDPMLATGGSAIMATDVLIKRGVKPERIYFLNLICSKEGIDKYHAAFPDVKIVTGALDRGLNEQKYLVPGLGDFGDRYYCI, encoded by the coding sequence ATGTCTACTGAACCATACAAAAACGTCTATTTATTACCACAAACTAACCAACTATTGGGTTTATATTCTATCATCAGAGACAAAAGTACAGCTAGACCGGATTTCATATTTTATTCTGACAGAATCATCAGATTATTAGTTGAAGAAGGTTTAAACCATTTACCAGTCACTAGAAAAAACGTCGACACTCACACAAATGAAGTCTTCAGAGGTGTCGCATTTAAGGGTAAAATTTGCGGTGTCTCTATCGTTAGAGCGGGTGAATCTATGGAACAAGGTTTAAGAGATTGTTGTAGATCTGTTCGTATCGGTAAGATTTTGATTCAAAGGGATGAAGAAACTGCTTTACCAAAATTATTCTACGAAAAATTACCagaagatattgaagatagatatgttttcttattaGATCCAATGTTAGCCACAGGTGGTAGTGCTATCATGGCCACCGACGTTTTAATTAAAAGAGGCGTTAAGCCAGAAAGAATTTACTTCTTGAACTTAATTTGTAGTAAAGAAGGTATTGATAAGTATCACGCTGCTTTCCCAGATGTTAAGATCGTCACCGGTGCCTTAGATAGAGGTTTGaatgaacaaaaatatttggtTCCTGGTCTAGGTGATTTCGGTGACAGATACTACTGCATTTAA
- the ARP1 gene encoding actin-related protein 1 (similar to Saccharomyces cerevisiae ARP1 (YHR129C); ancestral locus Anc_2.117), protein MNHNDIIYNQPIVIDNGSCIIKSGFSRQDKPAGFEYNLTGMPKYDKIMITGQLENLDKYIGNRAQSIRGLLRLQHPMNRGVVDNWDDMELLWWHIFNDTLNVQNIEEHPLLITEAPLTIEKQRHIMCERLFETFNIPSLYVANPSVLSLYASGNTTGCVVDCGDGYCSSTPIYEGFVLPASIRKMEVGGRDITEHLQFQIRKSSGISLYSSNEKEIVRTIKEKVCYISEDFNKSEESYYLRQDEMSCKFKLPDGKELTLNKERFRSPEVLFNPQLMGLENENVSAMCFESISKVDLELRPKLFSNILLTGGSTLFKGFGSRLLGDLQELTNNRAKIKILAPPERKYTSWIGGSILTGLSTFKNLWVTKSDWEESSGQKSFF, encoded by the coding sequence ATGAATCATAATGATATTATCTACAATCAGCCAATAGTAATTGATAATGGTTCCTGTATTATAAAGTCCGGTTTTAGTCGTCAAGACAAACCAGCAGGTTTTGAATATAACCTTACAGGAATGCCAAAATATGACAAAATAATGATCACGGGTCAGTTGGAAAACTTGGACAAATATATTGGAAATCGTGCCCAAAGTATTCGAGGTTTATTAAGGCTTCAACATCCCATGAATCGCGGAGTAGTTGATAATTGGGATGATATGGAACTACTTTGGTGGCATATCTTTAATGATACATTAAATGTCCAAAATATAGAGGAACATCCACTATTGATTACTGAGGCCCCATTGACTATTGAGAAGCAAAGGCATATAATGTGTGAAAGGTTATTTGAAACATTTAACATACCGTCGTTATACGTGGCCAATCCATCTGTATTATCACTTTATGCAAGTGGTAACACCACTGGTTGTGTAGTGGATTGCGGAGATGGGTATTGTAGTTCAACACCTATTTATGAAGGTTTCGTCTTACCGGCTTCGATAAGGAAGATGGAAGTCGGGGGTCGAGACATCACTGAACATTTACAATTCCAAATAAGAAAGTCTTCTGGTATATCTCTATATTCAAGTAATGAGAAAGAAATCGTTCGAACTATCAAAGAGAAAGTCTGTTATATTTCTgaagattttaataaaaGTGAAGAAAGCTACTATCTGAGGCAAGACGAAATGTCAtgtaaattcaaattaccAGATGGAAAGGAACTGACGCTTAATAAGGAGAGATTTAGATCGCCGGAAGTTCTATTCAATCCGCAACTGATGGGattggaaaatgaaaatgtttCTGCAATGTGTTTCGAAAGTATCTCGAAAGTGGATCTTGAACTACGCCCTAAACTATTCTcgaatatattattgacCGGAGGATCAACTTTATTCAAGGGATTTGGGAGTCGGTTATTAGGCGATCTGCAAGAATTGACTAATAATAGAGCCAAGATTAAGATCCTTGCACCTCCTGAAAGGAAGTACACTTCTTGGATAGGTGGTTCGATTCTAACCGGGTTATCGACATTCAAAAACCTGTGGGTTACGAAATCGGATTGGGAAGAAAGTAGCGGTCAAAAATCTTTTTTCTGA
- the MFA2 gene encoding mating pheromone a (similar to Saccharomyces cerevisiae MFA2 (YNL145W); ancestral locus Anc_2.114), which translates to MQPSTQATKKDNSSEKKDNYIVKGLFWDPACVIA; encoded by the coding sequence atgcaaCCATCTACCCAAGCTACCAAGAAAGACAACTCCtctgaaaagaaagataacTATATTGTCAAAGGTTTATTCTGGGATCCAGCTTGTGTCATCGCTTAA